The DNA segment GCTGAAGTCGCCGGACACATGAGCCGCTTGAGTATCGAACTGGGGTTCGACTACGTGTTCAAGGCCAGTTTTGATAAGGCTAATCGGACGTCCGCAACTAGCGTCCGCGGCCCCGGGATGGATGCCACTCTCAGATGGTTCGCGGATCTAAAAGCCAAATTTGGGGTAAGAATCCTTACTGATGTCCATGAAACCTACCAAGTGGGTCCAGTCGCTCAGGTCTGTGATTACCTGCAGATTCCGGCTTTCCTATGTCGCCAAACCGATCTCGTAGTAGAGGCTGCCATGAGTGGGCGCGCCGTAAACATCAAGAAGGGTCAATTTATGGCCCCGGCGGCGATGGCCAGTGTTGTCAGTAAAGCACGAAAGGCCGCACAATCCGCCAATTCTGAGGCCGACATTCTCTTAACTGAGCGTGGCTTCACATTTGGGTACGGCAATCTTGTAGTGGACATGCGCGCCCTACCCATCATGGCTGAGACGGAAGCTCCGGTCATTTTGGATATCACTCACAGCACACAGTTGCCTGCCGCTGGTGGCGAAACATCTGGCGCACAGCGTCGATTTGCACCGGTGCTAGCCCGCGCTGCGACTGCAACTGGCTATCTCTCTGGGTATTTTCTTGAAGTCCACACCAATCCCACATTAGCGATTAGTGACAAAGACGCGCAATTGAACCTAAAACAAGCGACGGCGCTACTTAGCC comes from the Deltaproteobacteria bacterium genome and includes:
- a CDS encoding 3-deoxy-8-phosphooctulonate synthase, whose translation is MTTKPKRERPLVIAGPCAAESFELMAEVAGHMSRLSIELGFDYVFKASFDKANRTSATSVRGPGMDATLRWFADLKAKFGVRILTDVHETYQVGPVAQVCDYLQIPAFLCRQTDLVVEAAMSGRAVNIKKGQFMAPAAMASVVSKARKAAQSANSEADILLTERGFTFGYGNLVVDMRALPIMAETEAPVILDITHSTQLPAAGGETSGAQRRFAPVLARAATATGYLSGYFLEVHTNPTLAISDKDAQLNLKQATALLSQLVPLWQSSKAWSSIDTEFK